In Desulfosudis oleivorans Hxd3, the DNA window CTTCCAACTTGCCTTGACAAACGTGCCATAAGCGACTAATGGTCATCCTTTGCCTGACGTGACAACAGAATCAAAAAACAGCAGCAAGAAGATCATTATGCGACTGACCACCAAGAGCCGCTACGGCACCCGTTTGATCCTGGATCTGGCCCTTTATGGAAAAGAGGAACCGGTCCGGCTCTCCGAAGTCTCTAAAAGACAGGGGATCTCCCTGAAGTACCTTGAAAAGCTGATCCGCCGCATGCGCAGGGCCGGCCTGGTGGAGAGCAGCCGGGGCCCCTATGGTGGCTACAAGCTGGCAAAGGCCCCGGAGGATATCTCCGTGGGCGACATCGTCCGGGTCATGGAGGGCGGCACATCCATCACCGACTGTTCTGAACGGGAGAGTGTCTGCGGCGTGTGCAACCGGGCCGGAGAGTGCCTCTCCCGCCACATCTGGGTGGAGACCAGCAAGGCCATGTTCAACGCCCTGGACGAATTTCGCATCGGCGATCTGATTGAAAACTCCACTACGATCCTGAAAAGCAGCAAAGACAGCCCAACACCGTCACCGCCCGTCTGAAACGATTCGTCCAAAGCCCTGACACCCATGACCCTCTCCGTCCAAGGAGCCGCCATGAACCTTTGCCAATTCCGATACAGCGACGATAACCTGGGATACCTGATTGCCGGCACGCGCCACGCCATTGCCATTGACGGCGGCGCTGTTCAGGAGATGCTGGCCTTTCTTGACACCCACGGGCTCACACTTACCGCTGTCACCAATACCCACACCCATCCGGACCACACCTCGGGCAACAGCGCCCTGGTCCAGGCCACCGGCGCGGCCCTGGTGGAGATTCCCCAACTGCTTCAGACGGGCCGCCTGGAGCTGGAAGGCGCCACCATTGAGGTGCACCACACCCCCGGCCATTCAGCAGATTCCGTGGTGTTTCATTTTGATGATGTGCTGATCGCCGGCGACACCCTTTTTATCGGCAAGCCGGGCCGGTGTTTTACCGGAGATCCGGCATCATTTTTAAAAACCATTCAATGGATCCTTACCCTGCCGGACAACACCCGCGTTTATCCGGGCCACGATTATGTTCACGAATACGTGTCCGACCTTGCGG includes these proteins:
- a CDS encoding hydroxyacylglutathione hydrolase family protein, giving the protein MNLCQFRYSDDNLGYLIAGTRHAIAIDGGAVQEMLAFLDTHGLTLTAVTNTHTHPDHTSGNSALVQATGAALVEIPQLLQTGRLELEGATIEVHHTPGHSADSVVFHFDDVLIAGDTLFIGKPGRCFTGDPASFLKTIQWILTLPDNTRVYPGHDYVHEYVSDLAAIEPNNPEIARCLAAYDPGHVVSFLARERRLNPALRLNDPVVIDLLKARGLAHATEQERWISVLSLIHK
- a CDS encoding RrF2 family transcriptional regulator codes for the protein MRLTTKSRYGTRLILDLALYGKEEPVRLSEVSKRQGISLKYLEKLIRRMRRAGLVESSRGPYGGYKLAKAPEDISVGDIVRVMEGGTSITDCSERESVCGVCNRAGECLSRHIWVETSKAMFNALDEFRIGDLIENSTTILKSSKDSPTPSPPV